In Fusobacterium hwasookii, a single window of DNA contains:
- a CDS encoding YaaA family protein has protein sequence MKIIFSPSKEMREENIFKNKKIEFTESKFKDKTNILIDILKEKSISEIENIMKLKGELLNKTYKDIQDYDKLKSIPAISMYYGVSFKELNLEDYSEKSLKYLKNNLLILSALYGVSLAFDLLKKYRLDMTMSIIDKGLYNFWKKDINDYISNILSKDEVLLNLASGEFSKMIDSKKISIINVDFKEEKDGAYKSVSTYSKKARGQFLNYLVKNQIDNLEDIKKIKLDGYSLNNTLSDEKNFIFTRKNS, from the coding sequence ATGAAAATAATATTTTCTCCAAGTAAAGAAATGAGAGAAGAAAATATTTTTAAAAATAAAAAAATAGAATTTACTGAGTCTAAATTTAAAGATAAAACTAATATTTTAATAGATATCCTAAAAGAAAAATCAATATCTGAAATAGAAAATATAATGAAATTAAAAGGGGAATTACTTAATAAAACATATAAAGACATACAAGATTATGATAAATTAAAATCTATTCCTGCTATTTCAATGTATTATGGTGTTTCATTTAAAGAGTTAAATTTAGAAGATTATTCAGAAAAATCTTTAAAATATTTGAAGAATAATCTTCTTATTTTATCTGCACTATATGGAGTTTCATTAGCTTTTGATTTATTGAAGAAATATAGATTAGATATGACTATGTCAATCATAGATAAAGGTCTATATAATTTTTGGAAGAAAGATATCAATGATTATATCTCAAATATCCTTAGTAAAGATGAAGTATTATTAAATCTAGCTTCTGGTGAATTTTCAAAAATGATAGATAGTAAAAAGATTTCTATAATTAATGTTGATTTTAAAGAAGAGAAAGATGGTGCTTATAAATCTGTAAGTACATATAGTAAAAAAGCTAGGGGACAGTTTTTAAATTATCTTGTAAAAAATCAAATAGATAATTTAGAAGATATTAAAAAAATAAAGTTAGATGGATATAGCCTTAATAATACTTTATCAGATGAGAAAAATTTTATTTTTACTAGAAAAAATTCTTAA
- a CDS encoding HutD/Ves family protein: MNKVIKKDDWKVSVWAGGTTNEIFIYPENSSYADRVFKARISVATTNNGEKSLFTKLPGVERYISKLSGDMKLQHTDHYDVEMEDYQIDRFRGDWETYSWGEFRDFNLMLKGIRGDLYYRQIRSKCRLHLEKDSTVVFLYVIDGKINVNGTDLETEDFYITDDNILDVFGNNPKIYYGFIKEWDQ, encoded by the coding sequence ATGAATAAAGTTATAAAAAAAGATGATTGGAAAGTTTCTGTGTGGGCAGGAGGAACAACAAATGAAATTTTTATATACCCAGAAAATTCTAGTTATGCAGATAGAGTTTTTAAAGCTAGAATAAGTGTTGCAACTACAAACAATGGAGAAAAGTCTCTGTTTACAAAATTGCCAGGTGTAGAAAGGTATATATCAAAATTATCAGGAGATATGAAACTTCAACACACAGATCACTATGATGTGGAAATGGAAGACTATCAAATAGATAGATTTAGAGGAGATTGGGAAACTTATTCTTGGGGAGAATTCAGAGATTTTAACCTAATGCTAAAAGGAATAAGAGGAGATTTGTATTATAGACAAATAAGATCTAAGTGTAGACTGCACCTTGAAAAAGATAGTACAGTTGTCTTTTTGTATGTTATAGATGGAAAAATTAATGTCAATGGAACAGATTTAGAAACAGAAGATTTCTATATAACAGATGATAATATATTGGATGTTTTTGGAAATAATCCAAAAATATATTATGGTTTTATTAAGGAATGGGATCAATAG
- a CDS encoding RidA family protein — MKRVINTTNAPAALGPYSQAIEANGVLYVSGQIPFVPATMTLVSEDVEEQTKQSLENIGAILKEAGYDFKDVVSATVYIKDMNDFTKINGVYDKYLGEVKPARACVEVARLPKDVKVEIGVIAVK, encoded by the coding sequence ATGAAAAGAGTTATTAACACAACAAATGCACCAGCTGCATTAGGACCTTATTCACAAGCTATTGAGGCAAATGGAGTTTTATATGTTTCAGGACAAATTCCTTTTGTTCCAGCAACAATGACATTAGTTTCTGAAGATGTTGAAGAACAAACAAAGCAATCTTTAGAAAACATAGGAGCTATTTTAAAAGAAGCAGGATATGATTTTAAAGATGTAGTAAGTGCAACAGTTTATATAAAAGATATGAATGATTTTACAAAAATAAATGGAGTTTATGATAAGTATTTAGGAGAAGTTAAACCTGCAAGAGCTTGTGTAGAAGTTGCAAGATTACCTAAAGATGTAAAAGTTGAAATTGGAGTTATAGCTGTTAAATAA
- a CDS encoding DEAD/DEAH box helicase gives MENILLEALKTSSIDFNIDSDEKYQYELIANGEEKIVTRLRKYFEDCDEFIISVAFITMGGISLFLEELKNLENRGIKGKILTGDYLTFTEPKALKKLLSYKNIDLKVATNRKHHTKAYFFRKGNIWTLIVGSSNLTQGALTVNFEWNIKVNSLENGKIVKSVLEIFNKEFDSLKTLTEEDIENYQKKYEQLKKLIEVNNQNLDLDEIKPNSMQVQALKNLEETRKENDRALLISATGTGKTYLSAFDVKQAKAKKILFVAHRKVILERSKISYQRILKDKKLEIFDSNFQINDKDEVVFAMVQTLNKEKNLNVFPKDYFDYIIIDEVHHGGAKTYQSIFQYFKPKILLGITATPERTDDFNIYQLFNYNVAYEIRLQDAMKEELLCPFHYFGISDIVIDGETIDEKTSLKKLTSDERVKHILEKSRYYSYSGERLSCLIFVSKVEEGKILVEKFLEQGVKAIALSSENSDNEREEAIRKLEQGEIEYIISVDIFNEGVDIPCVNQVILLRPTTSAIVYIQQLGRGLRKHKNKAYTVVLDFIGNYEKNFLIPIAISQNNSYDKDFMKRFLMNATDFLAGESSISFDEISKERIFENINKTNFSNRKLIEEDFKLLEKQLGRIPYLYDFYEKNMLSPTVILKYKKDYDEILKNIAPKYRERNLNNIEKKFLIFLSTFFTPAKRIHEMAILKEILTKQKLNIIETKKILKDRYSLNNQENNIRNAFEHLSKEIFITLSTTKSFEPVLYKKDEEYYLDENFKNSYKNNSYFKILIDDLIKYNLAFAEKNYNNFVKESIKLFGEYTKQEAFWYLNLNFNNGFQVSGYTPFENERKLLIFITMDNLSERADYSNQFYDSQTFSWFSKSSRYLRKDNKLTIEGKIAENFYEINVFVNKNNGENFYYLGDVEKVLSAKEIKDSQGKSMVKYIFKLKRDVKKELLDYFNM, from the coding sequence GTGGAGAATATTTTGCTAGAAGCATTAAAAACAAGTAGCATAGATTTTAATATAGATTCAGATGAGAAATATCAATATGAGTTAATAGCCAATGGAGAAGAAAAAATTGTTACAAGACTTAGAAAATATTTTGAGGATTGTGATGAGTTTATAATTTCTGTTGCCTTTATAACTATGGGAGGTATTTCTCTTTTTTTGGAAGAATTAAAAAACTTAGAGAATAGGGGAATAAAAGGGAAAATTTTAACAGGAGATTATTTAACTTTTACAGAACCAAAAGCTTTAAAGAAATTATTATCATATAAGAATATAGATTTAAAAGTTGCAACTAATAGAAAACATCATACTAAGGCGTATTTTTTTAGAAAAGGGAATATTTGGACTTTAATTGTAGGAAGTAGTAACTTAACACAGGGAGCATTGACTGTAAATTTTGAATGGAATATAAAGGTAAACTCTCTTGAAAATGGAAAAATTGTTAAATCAGTTTTAGAAATTTTTAATAAAGAATTTGATAGTTTAAAAACTTTAACAGAAGAAGATATAGAAAATTATCAAAAAAAATATGAGCAATTAAAAAAGTTAATAGAAGTAAATAATCAAAATTTAGATTTAGATGAAATTAAACCTAATTCTATGCAAGTACAAGCCTTAAAAAATTTAGAAGAAACAAGAAAAGAAAATGATAGGGCCTTACTTATTAGTGCAACAGGAACTGGTAAAACCTATCTGTCAGCTTTTGATGTGAAACAAGCTAAAGCAAAGAAAATACTTTTTGTAGCCCATAGAAAAGTTATTTTGGAAAGGTCAAAAATCAGTTATCAAAGAATTTTAAAGGATAAAAAGCTAGAAATTTTTGATTCTAATTTTCAAATAAATGATAAAGATGAAGTAGTTTTTGCCATGGTACAGACTTTAAATAAAGAGAAGAATTTAAATGTTTTTCCAAAAGACTACTTTGACTATATCATTATAGATGAAGTTCATCACGGTGGAGCTAAGACTTATCAAAGTATTTTCCAATACTTTAAACCTAAAATTCTATTAGGAATAACAGCAACTCCTGAAAGAACTGATGATTTTAATATATATCAACTCTTTAATTACAATGTTGCCTATGAAATTCGCTTGCAAGATGCAATGAAAGAAGAATTGCTATGTCCTTTTCATTATTTTGGAATTTCAGATATTGTTATTGATGGGGAGACTATAGATGAAAAGACTTCATTAAAAAAACTAACTTCTGATGAAAGAGTGAAACATATTTTAGAAAAAAGTAGGTATTATTCGTATAGTGGAGAGAGATTAAGTTGTTTAATTTTTGTTTCAAAGGTTGAAGAAGGAAAAATATTAGTTGAAAAATTTTTAGAACAAGGAGTAAAAGCTATTGCTTTAAGTTCTGAAAATTCTGATAATGAAAGAGAAGAAGCAATCAGAAAATTAGAACAAGGAGAGATTGAATATATTATATCTGTAGATATATTCAATGAGGGAGTGGATATACCTTGTGTTAATCAAGTGATACTTTTAAGACCTACTACTTCTGCAATAGTATATATTCAACAGTTGGGGAGAGGTTTAAGAAAACATAAAAATAAAGCCTATACAGTGGTTTTAGATTTTATTGGTAACTATGAGAAAAACTTTTTAATTCCAATAGCAATTTCTCAAAATAATAGTTATGATAAAGACTTTATGAAAAGATTCTTAATGAATGCCACAGATTTTTTAGCTGGGGAAAGTTCTATAAGTTTTGATGAGATTTCAAAGGAAAGGATTTTTGAAAATATAAATAAAACTAATTTTTCTAATAGAAAACTTATAGAAGAAGATTTTAAATTATTGGAAAAACAGTTAGGAAGAATACCATATTTATATGATTTTTATGAGAAGAATATGCTATCACCTACTGTAATTTTAAAATATAAGAAAGATTATGATGAAATTTTAAAGAATATAGCACCTAAATATAGAGAAAGAAACTTAAATAATATTGAAAAGAAATTTTTGATATTTTTATCAACTTTCTTTACTCCTGCAAAGAGAATACATGAGATGGCAATATTAAAAGAAATATTAACTAAACAAAAATTAAACATAATAGAAACGAAAAAAATATTAAAAGATAGATATTCTTTAAATAATCAGGAAAATAATATAAGAAATGCTTTTGAACATCTATCTAAGGAAATTTTTATAACACTATCTACAACTAAATCTTTTGAGCCTGTATTATATAAAAAAGATGAAGAATATTATTTAGATGAAAATTTTAAAAATTCTTATAAAAATAATTCTTATTTTAAAATTTTAATAGATGATTTAATAAAATATAATTTAGCTTTTGCAGAAAAGAATTATAATAATTTTGTAAAAGAAAGCATAAAACTTTTTGGAGAATATACAAAGCAAGAAGCATTTTGGTATCTAAATTTAAATTTTAATAATGGTTTCCAAGTAAGTGGTTATACTCCTTTTGAAAATGAAAGAAAACTTTTAATTTTTATCACTATGGATAATTTATCTGAAAGAGCAGATTATTCGAATCAATTTTATGATAGTCAAACTTTTAGTTGGTTTTCAAAATCAAGTCGTTATCTAAGAAAAGATAATAAATTAACTATTGAGGGAAAGATTGCAGAAAATTTTTATGAAATTAATGTCTTTGTAAATAAAAATAATGGAGAGAATTTTTATTATTTGGGAGATGTTGAAAAAGTTTTATCTGCAAAAGAAATAAAAGACAGTCAAGGAAAGTCTATGGTAAAATATATTTTTAAATTAAAAAGAGATGTTAAAAAAGAATTATTAGATTATTTTAATATGTAA